A DNA window from Kitasatospora atroaurantiaca contains the following coding sequences:
- a CDS encoding DUF5994 family protein, with amino-acid sequence MDRRQPRLSLEPTLSHTGMFDGAWWPRSRRLDRELPALVVALRDVVGPVLHVAVERSAWDDIPSRVTVDGRVVRINCFSSSSHTMSVGGGHQDHFLLMVVPPRTRTAVAKAAMSSATRPGNSTSAIRLLTELHEQSDEDSAPSWPPPWPPPMPPSPQPLPPLPPLPH; translated from the coding sequence GTGGACCGCAGGCAGCCACGGCTCAGCCTTGAGCCGACGCTCTCGCACACCGGTATGTTCGACGGCGCGTGGTGGCCGCGCTCCCGTCGGCTGGACCGCGAGCTGCCCGCCCTCGTCGTCGCGCTGCGCGACGTGGTGGGGCCCGTCCTGCACGTCGCGGTCGAGCGGTCGGCGTGGGACGACATTCCGAGCCGTGTCACGGTCGACGGACGTGTCGTACGGATCAACTGCTTCTCGTCCAGCAGCCACACCATGAGCGTGGGCGGCGGTCACCAGGACCACTTCCTGCTGATGGTGGTGCCACCGCGTACCCGCACCGCCGTCGCGAAGGCCGCCATGAGTTCGGCCACCCGGCCCGGGAACAGTACGTCGGCGATCCGGCTCCTCACCGAGCTCCACGAGCAGAGTGACGAGGACTCCGCCCCCAGCTGGCCGCCGCCGTGGCCGCCGCCGATGCCGCCCTCGCCGCAACCGCTGCCGCCCCTCCCGCCGCTGCCCCACTGA
- a CDS encoding serine/threonine-protein kinase, producing MEAGGILADRYVLVRPVARGAQGTVWRAVDRVRGTDVAVKVSGTADVEALLRLVCEQSVRIGHPHVLVPVDWFVREDEAWLVLPLVRGGTLAGLLADYGQLPAPVGLLIAEQLLDALAAVHAAGLVHRDVKPSNLLLAATGTGRPHVFLADFGVARVLPHLQLTSHALVVGTPDYLAPEVRAGEGSSPAQDVYAAGLVLTGLGALPALVAAMTADRPELRPSAAAARDEIARARAALGPEQWPVEWEGEAFAVLDQLPAGPAPEPETPRTAAGPRRTVLVTTAALAALAAAAVALGAGGAPDRQDPRGDTPAPRSTPTRVVPSDADTGLPDPQGPTAFSRCEARQQFTVRFSPEGYLLLCTHVPATRDYEWAPQSDAD from the coding sequence ATGGAGGCAGGGGGGATACTCGCCGACCGGTACGTGCTCGTCCGGCCGGTGGCCCGTGGTGCCCAGGGGACGGTGTGGCGCGCCGTCGACCGGGTCCGCGGCACGGACGTGGCGGTCAAGGTGTCCGGTACGGCCGACGTCGAGGCGCTGCTCCGGCTGGTCTGCGAGCAGTCGGTCAGGATCGGGCATCCGCACGTGCTGGTCCCGGTGGACTGGTTCGTACGGGAGGACGAGGCCTGGCTGGTGCTCCCGCTGGTACGCGGCGGCACGCTGGCCGGGCTGCTCGCCGACTACGGGCAACTTCCGGCGCCGGTCGGTCTGTTGATCGCCGAGCAGCTGCTGGACGCGCTCGCCGCCGTGCATGCCGCCGGTCTGGTGCACCGGGATGTGAAGCCGTCGAACCTGCTGCTGGCGGCGACCGGGACCGGGCGTCCGCACGTCTTCCTGGCCGACTTCGGGGTGGCCAGGGTCCTGCCCCACCTCCAGCTCACCTCGCACGCGCTCGTGGTGGGGACGCCCGACTACCTCGCACCCGAGGTCCGCGCCGGGGAGGGCAGTTCGCCCGCCCAGGACGTCTACGCGGCCGGGCTGGTGCTCACAGGTCTGGGTGCTCTGCCGGCCCTGGTGGCGGCGATGACCGCCGACCGCCCCGAACTGCGGCCCTCGGCGGCGGCTGCCCGCGACGAGATCGCCCGCGCTCGGGCCGCGCTCGGCCCGGAGCAGTGGCCGGTGGAGTGGGAGGGCGAGGCCTTCGCCGTCCTCGACCAGCTGCCGGCCGGCCCGGCCCCTGAGCCGGAGACACCCCGTACGGCAGCCGGACCCCGGCGGACCGTCCTGGTAACCACCGCGGCACTCGCGGCTCTCGCGGCGGCAGCCGTGGCGCTCGGGGCCGGCGGAGCGCCGGACCGTCAGGATCCCCGTGGTGACACGCCGGCGCCCCGGAGCACGCCGACCCGCGTCGTGCCGAGCGATGCCGACACCGGCCTACCGGACCCGCAAGGCCCGACGGCGTTCAGCCGGTGCGAGGCGAGGCAGCAGTTCACGGTGAGGTTCAGCCCGGAGGGCTATCTGCTCCTCTGCACCCACGTACCGGCGACCCGGGACTACGAGTGGGCGCCACAGAGCGACGCAGACTGA
- a CDS encoding metallophosphoesterase, whose amino-acid sequence MTPEDRFPGPELPDSGPRHPQDLDVLPYGSYYEPPEPASGYGYDTTYSGYGGARFLEQHWPTASHTAPAFQEPQAGQAPAAHQQDDPPTIELGPPITEAPPEDVFYPYPQPEPGEAPGPLYVVGDVHGYLDELLAALHQQGLIDADGHWAAGRSRIWFLGDFTDRGPDGIGVIDLVMQLAAEAAAAGGYCRALMGNHELLFLGAAKYGDEPVQSTAGTASFLAAWRLNGGQQHDLDRLEAHHVSWLSRLPAMALEDDHLLLHSDTTAYLEYGETIAEVNDAVHDLLAEDGADEWWDCFRRFTKRFAFRGDSGPMAVHELLTAYGGRRVVHGHSPIPYLTGTAHAEDGAPPHIPGPYIYADELAIAMDGGVTMEGRLLIARLPLN is encoded by the coding sequence ATGACACCCGAGGACCGCTTCCCCGGGCCTGAACTGCCCGACTCAGGCCCCCGCCACCCCCAGGACCTCGACGTGCTCCCGTACGGCTCCTACTACGAGCCCCCCGAGCCGGCCTCCGGCTACGGATACGACACCACCTACAGCGGCTACGGCGGCGCCCGCTTCCTGGAGCAGCACTGGCCGACGGCCAGTCACACCGCGCCGGCCTTCCAGGAACCCCAGGCCGGCCAGGCACCGGCCGCGCACCAGCAGGACGACCCGCCCACCATCGAGCTCGGCCCTCCGATCACCGAGGCGCCCCCCGAGGACGTCTTCTACCCGTACCCGCAGCCCGAGCCCGGCGAGGCGCCCGGCCCGCTGTACGTGGTCGGCGACGTGCACGGCTACCTCGACGAGCTGCTCGCCGCCCTCCACCAGCAGGGCCTGATCGACGCCGACGGGCACTGGGCCGCCGGGCGCTCGCGGATCTGGTTCCTCGGCGACTTCACCGACCGCGGCCCCGACGGCATCGGCGTGATCGACCTGGTGATGCAGCTGGCCGCCGAGGCCGCCGCCGCCGGCGGGTACTGCCGCGCCCTGATGGGCAATCACGAACTGCTCTTCCTCGGCGCCGCCAAGTACGGCGACGAGCCCGTCCAGTCCACCGCCGGCACCGCCTCCTTCCTGGCCGCCTGGCGGCTCAACGGCGGCCAGCAGCACGACCTGGACCGCCTGGAGGCACACCACGTCAGCTGGCTCTCCCGGCTGCCGGCGATGGCCCTGGAGGACGACCACCTGCTGCTGCACTCCGACACCACCGCCTACCTCGAGTACGGCGAGACCATCGCCGAGGTCAACGACGCGGTCCACGACCTGCTCGCGGAGGACGGCGCCGACGAGTGGTGGGACTGCTTCCGCCGCTTCACCAAGCGCTTCGCCTTCCGCGGCGACTCCGGGCCGATGGCCGTCCACGAGCTGCTCACGGCCTACGGCGGCCGGCGGGTGGTGCACGGACACAGCCCGATTCCGTACCTCACCGGCACGGCGCACGCCGAGGACGGCGCGCCCCCGCACATCCCCGGCCCGTACATCTATGCGGACGAGCTGGCGATCGCGATGGACGGCGGGGTCACCATGGAGGGGCGGCTGCTGATCGCCCGGCTGCCGCTCAACTGA
- a CDS encoding DNA-binding protein, with the protein MDETAIARNLELQRQWYGAPMGDLCRDLCVSFGITQSALADVLGISPAMLSLVMRAQRARIANPDAAARLSTVIQLAQDARSGAVPPEAVAARLAEIRARTTPGQDSLGAPLTPSPPPGGSSADTERWFVRSLRDLLTSSADAADILDAAAAIEPRHPGIAEILRTCGAGRTDDAVALVQRLNVLR; encoded by the coding sequence ATGGACGAGACCGCGATCGCGCGCAACCTGGAGCTCCAGCGGCAGTGGTACGGAGCACCGATGGGAGACCTCTGCCGCGATCTCTGTGTGAGCTTCGGGATCACCCAGTCGGCGCTCGCGGATGTTCTCGGCATCTCGCCCGCCATGCTCAGCCTGGTGATGCGCGCCCAGCGGGCCCGGATCGCCAATCCTGACGCCGCCGCCAGGCTGTCGACGGTGATTCAGCTCGCGCAGGACGCCAGGAGCGGCGCCGTACCGCCGGAGGCGGTGGCCGCCCGGCTCGCGGAGATCCGGGCCCGGACCACGCCGGGCCAGGACTCGCTCGGCGCACCGCTCACGCCGTCACCCCCGCCCGGCGGCTCCTCGGCGGACACCGAGCGCTGGTTCGTCCGCTCGCTGCGCGACCTGCTCACCTCCTCGGCCGACGCGGCCGACATCCTGGACGCGGCCGCGGCCATCGAGCCGCGCCACCCCGGGATCGCCGAGATCCTCCGTACCTGTGGCGCGGGCCGCACGGACGATGCCGTCGCCCTGGTGCAGCGACTCAACGTGCTGCGCTGA
- a CDS encoding DJ-1/PfpI family protein — MDIVIPLFDRFEPLDAIGPYEILAHVPGATVRFVTPEPGQVSDVLGAMTVAVGTRYDEVESCDVLLVPGGAGTRPLLKDEDFLAWVRRIHDGSTFTTSVCTGSLVLGAAGLLRGLTATTHWGATAELESFGARYSAERVIRHDRIVTSAGVSSGIDMAVRLAAWLTDDLTAQAIQLYTEYDPQPPFDSGSVAKAPAAVLDRARTLG; from the coding sequence ATGGACATCGTGATCCCGCTCTTCGACCGCTTCGAGCCCCTGGACGCGATCGGCCCGTACGAGATCCTCGCCCATGTGCCCGGTGCCACGGTGCGGTTCGTCACGCCCGAGCCGGGCCAGGTCAGCGACGTGCTCGGCGCGATGACCGTGGCCGTCGGGACGCGGTACGACGAGGTGGAGTCCTGCGACGTCCTGCTGGTGCCGGGCGGGGCGGGGACCAGGCCGCTGCTCAAGGACGAGGACTTCCTCGCCTGGGTGCGGCGGATCCATGACGGGAGCACCTTCACCACCTCCGTCTGCACCGGGTCCCTCGTGCTCGGCGCGGCCGGACTGCTGCGGGGCCTGACGGCGACCACGCACTGGGGAGCCACGGCCGAGCTCGAGTCGTTCGGCGCCCGCTACAGCGCGGAACGCGTGATCAGGCACGACCGGATCGTCACCTCGGCCGGGGTCTCGTCCGGCATCGACATGGCCGTCCGGCTCGCCGCCTGGCTCACCGACGACCTCACCGCCCAGGCGATCCAGCTCTACACCGAGTACGACCCGCAGCCGCCCTTCGACTCCGGCTCCGTCGCCAAGGCGCCCGCCGCCGTGCTGGACCGCGCCCGCACCCTGGGCTGA